DNA sequence from the Hippopotamus amphibius kiboko isolate mHipAmp2 chromosome 1, mHipAmp2.hap2, whole genome shotgun sequence genome:
TGATTAAGAAATAGCTGACCTTACACGTATTGCCCATTCAAgtaatacatttctttttggcAATAAAAACCTGTTTTCTAAAAGGTTTTTCTGTAGGAAAATATGAGGATTTGCTTAATTTAACCTCCCACATTTCCCCAAAGGTAATGTTTGTTATTCTgccatttaattaaaattcatcTTAAGCAATGCAAATAGTCGTGGCTTATTGCTTCAGTTTACTatttgttcatgttttctttaatttttaaggtTTACAGGAATGAGACAAATTATTTGTATTCTTCTCTTATAATGTAGgattaaatattctaaaattattacTCCCAATGTTATAAAAGTtgcattatattaaatatttacaatcaTCGTTTTTatcaattattaatatatatcaatatttcatAGCATgtactgtaaaatattttcaggtGTTTTGAGAGTAGTGAATGATCTTCAGCCTAGAATAGTTTtctagtctgattttttttttcccctgctttccaTAGTCCCTTTCTTTGCAAGAATGAAATTCCTTCTTATTTAGAAAATTCTGGATCAtcgattgttttggttatttattgctgtatTTAAAACTACACCAAAACTTTGCAGCTTAAAGCAGCAATTTGACTTTGCTTATCATTTATGGGTCAGAAGTTCAAGAAGGACTTCCCCTGACACTTTATCTCTGCTCCATGTGGCACCAGCTAGGGAGGGTGGCTGAGGCTGGAAGGTAGCTCGCTCACAGGGTTAGCAAGCTTGCGTTGGCTGTCAGCTCCAAGCTCAGCTGAGAAACTCGAGGACCTCTTCACTGGAATGCGTAGCTGTTCTCAGAGAATGGAGGCTGGGTTTCAACACCTAGGAAGTTTAAATTGCCATTCTCTTTCGTCCTGGGCCTGGAAACTGGCAATATTATAACTTCTTCCATgttctattggtcaaagcagtcTTAGAACCCACTCAGATTCAGAGAGTGGAGGCACAGACTCTCCACTGTTTCTTACAAAGCGTGACCAGCCATTACCAACCAGCCGTTCCCAGCAAGTGCCAGAGGGGGCCTGGTAGGCCTGGAAATATCTGCATGTCCAGCTCAGACCCCCAGCAATCATTGTTCTGGATTTGGAGTGAGAGGTGAGAGAGAAGGCATGTCAGGACCAAGGGTCCTGGGGCTCATTCTCCATGAGCTCTGTTGGGGTCAGCTCCCCTAGACCTCAGAGGTTCTGGGGCCTGCTGTGCTTTGGACGTGTCTGAGATGCCGTCAGACTTCCCCGAGCTGAGCGAGGCTGAGGAGCAGATCCACAGGGAAGTAAacgtgctgtgtgccaggcagcagGAAAGGCGAGCGTTCCTGACCACCTGTGATGACCCGTCATGTACAGGGATGTGTACTTATTGCTCATCTAGCATGTGTCACATGGGGGGATTTGGCAGGGGCAGCAAATGGAGGCTGGTattactaagcacctactgtgtgccctaCCGTATTAAACATACTAAAATTGGGACCATGAGATTCTAGTTCTGAACAGAGGACCTATGGGTGCACGTTTttgtttataaacaacagaaactaactCTAGCCAGTTTAAGCAAAAAGGGAGACTTTATTATCCGGCCCTGGGGGTGTGTCACAGAATCTCAGGGCTGAGATACAACCAGGCCGCGAGAAGGACTTGAACTAAAACCTGGGTCTGGGCTGgaacctcctctccctctcttattCTTGCCTCTCTGTAAACCAGCTTCCCATTGCCAGTACAGCTGGCAGAGGGACCCTTAGCATCCCGTGAGGAGATGCCCCAAGGCTGACATGGCATCTCTAGTCTGACTTTAAATTGCCAAAGGAGAATGTTTTGGGCCTAGCTTGAGTCTGGAGCTCACCTCTCTCTAATCAACTGTACCCATAGGGGTGGGTCACAGAATAGAATCCTGGTTACTGGAGTTCATCCCTGTAGTGACGTTGGTCATTGTGAGCAGGGCAGATACTCCAAAAGATGTCTATCTGGGGCGACTGTCAGTCATGGAACacgggctgggggccgggggccgggagCCTTTGAAGACCTGCTGCTGCACCTGTGCTTTAAGCCCGTTATCCGCCAACTGCCCTTCAGGGTGGCAGCAACAGGACCTCTCCTGCTCACCTGCACAACCCCTGGTCCAGAAAAGGgaaacagtaaatgtttgctggataaattatattatttacacccctcccccaactatTCAGACTAAGtactattgtccccattttacaaatgaagagacTGGGGCACACGGAGCTTAAGCCATTTTTCTAAGTTGCAGAGCTAGAGCTGGGACTGGGACCTCCAAGGTCCATCTAGCTCCAAAACCAATATTCTCTCTACTGTTCAAGCTTTCGTTCACAAGCATTCCTTGAACACCTATTTATGCCAGGCCTGACCTAGGAGCGAGGATGCACACATCCCTCCCTTCctgaagcttatattctagtggggtAGACAGACAATATTCCAGACAGATAGGAAGAATATATAGCATATTAGACAGCAACAAGTGCTAAGCAGAAACATGAGAGAATAAAGGAAATCAAGGAACTAAGAGCAGGGAGATAGGAAGTGTGGGGAAGGCTGTGATTTTAGACAGGGTAGCTGGGAAAGTCTCACTGAGATGTAACATCTGAGCACCTTCCTGAAGAAAGGTGAGGAAGGGAGCCACGTGGGAGgaaagcatttcaggcagagggaacaggggatgaagtcagagaaggCCTTAGAGATTGTGGGAGGGCTCTGGCTGTTTCTCTGGTTGTTACCTGCTCTACTTTATAACAGGATCactctagggactttcctggtggcgaaatggttaagaatctgcctgccaatgcaggggacttgggttcgagccctgatccaggaagatcccacatgctgcagagcaactaagcttctgtgccacaactactgagcctatgctctacagcctgtgagccacaactactgagcccattcactgcaactactgaagcccacatgcctagagcctgtgctctgcaacaagagaagcccctacttgccaaaactagagaaagcctgtacgcagcaacagacccaatacagccaataaagaaagaaataattaaaaaaaaaaaaaaaaaaaaaaacaggatcaCTCTAGCTACTGGGTGGAGAATAGTCTGAGGGGGGAACCTGGCCTAAGCAGGGAGGCTGGGCTGCAGGGCCTCTCCCTTCTCCAGGGCCTCCCCCGGTCTAAGGGATCAGTCAGAAGCTACACCTTGCGCTCTCCGCCCACTGccgcctcctccccctgccttcaGTACCGCCCATCTGAGCTGCCCCAACATCCTCTGCTTTGGGGACAGAGTTCAACAGCCCTTCGAAGAGCCTGCCTGTCTACTTTAACTCCAAGTTATTCAGTAAGACCGGAATGAGAACAAAGTCTCACCCAATCAATGTTTAAACTGAGGAAGCTTTTAGGCTTtgttccctccacccccaaaatTCCCTTCAAACCCCCAGGGGAAGctgggggtcgggggggggggggtgggtggaaaTCTCATGACTTCCCCTGCCCGGTTCTGTCTGGGACAGCTGGACCATGGGTCTGGCTGGGACTGGCCCCTCCTTGCAACCAGGAGGAAAATAAATGTCAGACGGGCAAGAGGAatgcacagctactgagccctgcCAGGCCTCTGCTCCCCACTCACCCCAGGGCAGGGAACCCCTTTATCATGCTTGGCGAAGTGGCAAACCCGCATGTTTGTCCCCAAGATCCAGCCGGCCCTAACCTTTTCTTGAGGGAAGAACCATCGAGTAAGGAAGAACCATCTGCAAGTCACATGTGGTGAGCTTTAGACATGTGGCTGGTCTGAGCTGAGATGcactgtaagtataaaatacacagcgaattttcaagatgaaataaaagacTAACATAGCTCAATCACTTgtgtattaaaatgaaaatatttggggcttaaattaaaattttaatgtattaatttcacctgtttctctttacttttttcacGTGGTTACTAGACAATTTTCAATTACATGTGTGGCTcgtgttttatttctattggacGGTGCTGCTCTAGAGTTACGACCACATCCCCAATCATCTCCACAGAGCAGAGCAAAGAGAAGCAAGGACAGGTCCAGCATAACTATTTTGTGAGCTGATAATGGAAAGGTAactttgattttgcttttcttgtcTGTTTCATACACACCAAAATGAGAGCGAGCAGGAGGCACTACAAGGGCTTCAGTccagcccacagccacctccaaCCAGCCCCCTCGCCCATCATGGAGTGTGTGGTGCCAGAGTCCCCTGTTAGAAGCAGAGCCCTGACCATGTCCTTGTTATTCTTCAGAACCCTCCATCAGTATCTCAGATGAGTCCAAATGCCTCACCAAGGCATTCAAGGCCCTGTGCCACCTGAGCCAAACTTGTCTTTCCAGCTTCATCTCACAAGCTCCCTGTGTAAAACCCCCACATCTGGAAatccacacattcattcattcaacaaatatttactgattactTCCCTCGTGCCAGGCACAGTACTAACTGCTGAGATCACAGTGGTTAGCAAAACAGGCACTAAACCTGTAGCCACTGGGAATCACCCATCTAATGGGGGAAGACAGGTAAGTTAATAAGGGCAATCACAGCacatgcagtaaaagcagttgtGGGGGAAGCATGGGGGCCGTGGCTGCCCCCAAAGAGGCACCTGAACCAGCCTGGAggtcaaggagggcttcctgaaAGAGGTGACATCTCAGTTTAAGAATTCGAGTTGGCCAGACAGAGGCTGGGGAGGCTTGGTAAACATCCCAGGGAGAGAGAACTCAGAGTTCAAAAACCAAGCGGAAGGGCAGAGCCTTGCAGAGCACACACAGCTGAAAGACAGGCATTCTagctggagggcaggggccaggggcAAATGACTGGCCTGCTGTGGATGGCAGGGGCTTTGTAAGCCCTGTGAAGGAGTACGGCATTTATCCCTAAGTGTTTATTCTGCGAGTGTTTTAAGCAAGGGAGCTCCTGTTTCCCACCTGAAAAGGCTTTACCCCTTCCACCCTGTGCACTCAAATCCTGCCTCCCCAGTGGGACCAAGACAAGACATGGGGCAAACCTACCTTGGTCAGGCCCTGGAGGCTTTGAAGGAGAATGGACAAGGGGCTTGTGGGGCTCCAGCCCAGGGGAAAGCACCAAGGAATGGAGGTACTGGGGCTGGGTTTCGGGGGCCAGCTGGTGTTGGAATTTGGGGCTGAGGCAGGATTTGAGTTTGCAGTTGGGATTTGGGGGTTGGATTCAGGAACAGGGGTCAAGGTTGGGGCCAAGAATGAGGTCTCAGTCTAAGACCTAATTCCAGAATCTGGAGCTGAGGTTTCAAGCCAGATTTGGGGTTGGGATCTGGGGCTGGGACTGGAATTGGATTTGGAAATGGGGCTGGGGGTTAGGTTTGGGATTTAAGATTCAGTGTGGGAGCTAGGAGTTCTAGTTAGGGTTTGAAACTGCACCTGGGGTTGGGGTTCTGTTTAAGACTGGAACTAAAGCTAAATTGGGTTGGAGCTTGGGGATAGGTTTCGGGCCCAGGCTTTGGGGCAGATGGACAACATTCCTCCTGCTGCCCAGGTCTGGGAATTGTGTTCGAGCCCTAACAGCAGCAGACAGAagcccctcccttcccaggaATGCCTCAGCCCTGCAGAAGGAGCAGTGCCACGTCAGCCAATCGGCTCAGGCCCTGCCTTGGAAACACCTGTagatcctcctcccctccccccaccgcagCTCACCTAGGTGCAGTTTAGGCAGGTGGAGCACCTCCCCGGAAACGGAGCTGGAGCACCCCACCTGCCCGCCCTGCCTTCTCGGATCGGATCCAGCACCTCCAGGCTTTTGTGAGTGCCCCACGGTCCCCCTtacccccaccaccccaccttTCCCCCGGCTCTTCCCCTGAgaacctccaccccacccccagcctggcccctcaGTCGCACTACACCTGTGCAAGCACTTGCAGACCAGTGAAGTCACAGCCCCAGGGAATGCTGGGACTGATTCCAGGGTGCCTCTCTcggcccctcctccacctcccttgGGGGCACCTGTAGCTGCCCCTCCTACCTTGTGTGCCAGGCAGCCGCTGCTGAGGGATTGTGGAGGACGGATACCTCATCAGGGGTGTAAGCCACATACAGTCGTGAAGTCATATTCCCGAATGATCCAGGACCAGAGTCCTCTGTGTAAAGTGGGAGTCCCGTCCTGAATTGGAGGAGAGAATGTTGTGTTCTTTCATTCAGAAAGCATGCTCTGGGCATCTATGAGGGCCCTGGAATTCCCACTGGAATCCTGACTTGGAGATTTTATTGCCCCCACCCTTCAAGATAAAGACTATCGTCCTCACTTTTCAGATAAGGAGTCTGAGCCTCCGAGAGGTGAACTCACCGGGGCTTCTCTGACCTCCCCCACGTCCCTCTGACTAACCCACAGCCAGCACTCATCACAGGAACACACCTGCTCCTGTGGGCAAACGGgggttccttgagggcaggggccagcCTGCTGTATTTTGCCAAGTGGGAGTCGTGCTGACGGGCCTCTGGAGGACGTGTTCAGTGAGGAACCCCTGCATGGCCCCTCACCTGTGTACCCATGGCCGCAGGGACTGCAGCTGGGGGTCCAGTCCAAAGCCCTCCTTCCCTTTGTACACCACTTTAGAGAAATCATGGAGGAGGAtggcatggggggtggggtgagaggagAAGAGTTGGGGAAGCAGGGAAaccagtgaggaagctgaggggagggaggctgaagcGCAGGAGCAGGGGAGTGAGGGCAGTGGTGGGATGGAGAAATACTTaaaggtggcatgcacaagggaGGAACACAAGAAGAGGAGCAGGTTTGCGGCAAGATGATGAGCTTGGGTTGGGACCTGTTGCATCAGAGGTGCCTATGGGACATCAAGGTGACAATTGGCTTATGGGTTTGGAGCTTGGGAGGGAGATCTGGGTTTGAGAGCGAGAGAGGGATTTGGGAACCAGCAGCCGTGGCCGTGAGATTGGATGGGAGGTTAGGGGTCAGATCCTGACGCGCAGAGGAGTCGCAACCCCAAGAGAGAAGATTCAGGGTCGGGCTGCTGCTTTCAGAAGGGTTAAGTCAtaagccccctccctccccacaaccctccccccaGGAGCCAGCGGTGACAGCTGAGGCCATGTGAGGCGATCCTGAATGAGGCTTTATCTCTGGGTCTTCATCCAGTCGCGTCATCCACCGTGGCACCAGCTCCCTCGGCCAGCCGGGATGGGACAGGCAACCCGGACAGCCAGAGCCAGAGAGGTCAGGGGCTGGGccgggggcttccctggaggggtgggggtgctgtggGTGGAGGGAGAATTCCTGGGGTCCCTGGAGAGGCATTCCCGAGGGGGCAGTGCGAGGGAGGAGGTTTTCCTGAGTAGGCGCTGGGCTACAGGGCATATGGGAGGATTCCCAGGAACCATCCCCAAGTCTCCGAGGAGAGACCAAGAGGGGCAGGTGGGCTGGGGAAAGAGCAAGTGTGATTCTCCCCCTGCAGATGACGGTGACCGTCCCCTGGACCGTGCAAGGAACAGGACTCTGGGCCTCTAGCTGCCACACGGGTGGTGGGGGCCCCAGGCCATGATCTGTACCTCTGCCCCCTGACGCTGCCCTCCGCCCTTCCTCGTGCTAGATCCGCCATGTCTGAAGGAGAGGCTCGGGCCCCGCCGGGCCGGGGGCTGCCCCCGGATGTGCTGGCGGAGCAGGTGGAGCTGTGGTGGTCCCAGCAGCCGCGGCGCTCGGCGCTCTGCTTCGCCGTGGCCGTGGGCCTCGTGGCGGGCTGTGGGGCGGGCGGGGTGGTCCTGCTGTCCTCCACCAGCAGCCGCTCGGGCGAGTGGCGCCTGGCCGTGGGCACGGCGCTCTGCCTGCTGGCCCTGCTGGTCCTGGTTAAGCAGCTGATGAGCTCGGCCGTGCAGGACATGAACTGCATCCGCCAGCCCCACCACGTGGCCCTGCTGCGCAGCGGCGGCGGGGCCGACGCGCTGGTGGTGCTGCTCAGCGGCCTGGTGCTGCTGGTCACCGGCTTGACGCTGGCAGGGcgggccgccgcccccgcccctgcccggcCGCTGGCCGCCATGCTGTGCGTGGGCATCACCCTGGCTGCCTCGGGTGCCCTCTTGCTGCTGGGCCTGCTGCTGTATCAGGTGGCCGTGAGCGGACACTGTCCCCAGACCCGTGCGGCCGCCCCCGCCACCCGCAGCGGCCGCAGCGGCGACAGCAGCGTCTTCAGCATCTCGGGACAGTTGTCCGCTGGCCGGCGGCACGAGACTACGTCGAGCATCGCCAGCCTCATCTGAGCGAGCCCGAGCCCTCCTTCCCGCCACCCGCCTCAGCCTCCACAGAAGCGTGCCCTGGCGCGACGGAGTGTGCGTGCACGCGCACGCCAAGGGGACCGTGACTGCCCGTCTGTGCCCAGGACTGCCCAGCCCTCTGAGGGACTGTGTGACGTGTGGCGAGGAGCCGACGTGCACCCACACACCCACGTCACAAGGAGAGACCTGCTTCTCCTTGGAGCGCACGGAACCGTCCGTCTGCCTGTCTGTGTCCGGCGCCTCTAGGCAGAGAAGGGTCTGGGATCCCTGAAGATCCTTGGCCCCGATTCCTAACGCCCCTCAAAGGCAACTCTGCCCTGCAACACCTGGCAGGGCTTTCCCCAGGAGAGGCCCAGGGACTGCACCAGTGATCCCCCTTTATCAAGGAGACTGAGTGGGAGCAGAGTGGACAGAACACATTCTCCGGAATGACAGGCCGAGGGTGCAGTCCCAcctctgccactcaccagctgggggccttgggcaagtggcttaacctctctgagccccagttcttGAGCGTCTTGGTCATCGATTATTAGGATCAAATAACTTCGTGTATAGAAGGACCGGGCACATAGCAGATGTGCAATAAAAGTGGTGGCTGCTGTTAATGATGTTGTCATTAACTTACCATCTCACCTAGacaccttccctcccctccccccacagccgCCCCACCCAAAGGGAACGCTCCGTGCCTATCTCAGGCTGACATAAGGTGCCTTGAAGGTGGCCTCAGCCGGGCCTGTGGTTTCTCCTCATAGGTACCAGGAAGCCTGAGGGGAGATGGGGTGAGGGGATGCTTAGCCTCAGGAAGGTAGGGTGTCTCTGGTCCAGGGAGAGGGTGGTGTGGGCAGGGAGGATGATGAGTCCTCATTTGCTCGTGTGCTGGTTCCAGATGAAGGCTGAAGTATTGGGGTTTTATCGCCTGGTTTCTCCGGAGGCTGCAGCTCCCAACCCCACCTCTGAAACCAGAACATCCTGGTCTGTGTAGTCGCGGCACCAGCTGGCCTGCCTCTCGGTTCCCAGGCATGGGAGGGGAGTTGGACGCCCACTTGGGCATGAGTCCCTTCCTGCTTGGGGTCAGCCCTGGAAGGGCTCGCCTTTCT
Encoded proteins:
- the TMEM125 gene encoding transmembrane protein 125 → MSEGEARAPPGRGLPPDVLAEQVELWWSQQPRRSALCFAVAVGLVAGCGAGGVVLLSSTSSRSGEWRLAVGTALCLLALLVLVKQLMSSAVQDMNCIRQPHHVALLRSGGGADALVVLLSGLVLLVTGLTLAGRAAAPAPARPLAAMLCVGITLAASGALLLLGLLLYQVAVSGHCPQTRAAAPATRSGRSGDSSVFSISGQLSAGRRHETTSSIASLI